From a region of the Canis lupus familiaris isolate Mischka breed German Shepherd unplaced genomic scaffold, alternate assembly UU_Cfam_GSD_1.0 chrUn_S2090H2289, whole genome shotgun sequence genome:
- the LOC119878926 gene encoding zinc finger X-linked protein ZXDB-like, producing MYRMNFHFPTIWEDILDFLQILGVELTCAYEALPLGFLFCSRDPVPEYLNHCVVKHVLISDRASFCALHIFFFPFRNVFGPAAGGGVAPPPRLRFQPSLTASEMESPRLLPPRGTRQSGGAGSPAGGSRFHGGPDPRAGQVPARRLLLLRGPQDGGSGRRREEARAASRGPGLSPLAPRSDYASGGDSDDFFLVLLDPVGGDVETAGDGQAAGPVWREEAESVPQLQQGESGANPAGRQALGPRCLSAVPAPAPAQNPIPAPSLAPAAAFTGTVTIHNQNLLLRFENGVLTLATPPPPAWEPEVAPAPQPGGLMAPQAGVQPNDCPELPPDLLLAEPAEPAPAPAPEEEAEGRAAAESPRRPLGPGPGVVLYLCPEAQCGQTFAKKHQLKVHLLTHSSSQGQRPFKCPLGGCGWTFTTSYKLKRHLQSHDKLRPFGCPAEGCGKSFTTVYNLKAHMKGHEQENSFKCEVCEESFPTQAKLSAHQRSHFEPERPYQCAFSGCKKTFITVSALFSHNRAHFREQELFSCSFPGCSKQYDKACRLKIHLRSHTGERPFLCDFDGCGWNFTSMSKLLRHKRKHEDDRRFMCPVEGCGKSFTRAEHLKGHSITHLGTKPFVCPVEGCCARFSARSSLYIHSKKHLQDVDTWKSRCPVSTCNKLFTSKHSMKTHLAKRHNLGQDLLAQLEAANSLTPSSELTSQGQNDLSDAELVSLSSDVPGSSSAAVLDTALANSGILTIDVASVSSTLAGSLPANNNNSLGQAVDPRALMATSDLPQSLDTSLFFGTTASGFQQSPLDMDDVSNLSVGPLVSLGSLAMKNSSQEPQALTPSSKLTVDTDALTPSSTLCENSVSELLTPTKAEWNVHPDSDFFGQEEETQFGFSSPAGNHGSQKETDLITVTGSSFLV from the coding sequence ATGTACCGAATGAACTTTCATTTCCCCACTATCTGGGAAGACATCCTTGATTTCCTACAAATACTGGGTGTAGAACTTACTTGTGCATACGAGGCTCTGcctctgggctttctattctgttccagagATCCAGTACCAGAATATTTAAATCACTGTGTCGTTAAACACGTTTTAATATCTGATAGGGCCAGTTTCTGCgcattgcacatttttttttttcctttcaggaacGTGTTCGGGCCCGCGGCAGGGGGCGGGGTCGCGCCTCCTCCGCGGCTCCGGTTCCAGCCGAGCCTCACCGCCTCGGAGATGGAAAGCCCAAGGCTGCTCCCGCCTCGTGGGACACGACAGAGTGGTGGTGCTGGCAGCCCCGCGGGCGGCAGCCGGTTCCACGGCGGCCCTGACCCGCGGGCTGGCCAGGTCCCCGCGCGCCGCCTCCTGCTGCTCCGGGGCCCCCAAGATGGCGGGTCCGGGAGGCGGCGCGAGGAGGCCCGCGCGGCCTCACGGGGCCCGGGCCTGAGCCCGTTGGCGCCCAGGTCGGATTATGCTAGTGGCGGCGACAGCGATGACTTCTTCCTGGTGCTGCTGGACCCGGTGGGTGGCGATGTGGAGACCGCGGGCGATGGCCAGGCCGCAGGGCCTGTATGGAGGGAGGAGGCCGAGTCGGTCCCACAGCTGCAGCAGGGTGAGAGTGGCGCGAATCCCGCGGGCCGCCAGGCGCTAGGCCCCCGCTGCCTGTCTGCagtccccgccccagccccggcccaGAACCCGATCCCCGCCCCAAGTCTGGCACCCGCCGCGGCCTTCACGGGCACCGTCACCATCCACAACCAAAACCTGCTCTTGCGCTTCGAGAACGGTGTCCTCACCCTGGCCACACCCCCGCCGCCAGCCTGGGAGCCTGAAGTCGCGCCTGCCCCTCAGCCTGGGGGTCTGATGGCTCCGCAAGCGGGGGTCCAGCCCAACGACTGCCCTGAGCTGCCGCCCGACCTCCTGCTGGCCGAGCCGGCTGAACCGGCGCCGGCCCCAGCGcctgaggaggaggcagagggccGGGCCGCAGCCGAGAGTCCCCGCAGGCCGCTGGGCCCGGGCCCGGGCGTGGTGCTGTACCTGTGTCCCGAGGCGCAGTGCGGACAGACCTTCGCCAAGAAGCACCAGCTGAAGGTGCACCTGCTGACTCACAGCAGCAGCCAGGGCCAGCGGCCCTTCAAGTGCCCCCTGGGCGGCTGTGGATGGACTTTCACCACCTCCTACAAGCTCAAGAGGCACCTGCAGTCGCACGACAAACTGCGGCCCTTTGGTTGCCCTGCGGAGGGCTGTGGCAAGAGCTTCACCACGGTGTATAACCTCAAGGCGCACATGAAGGGCCATGAGCAGGAGAACTCGTTCAAATGCGAGGTGTGCGAGGAGAGCTTCCCCACTCAGGCCAAACTCAGCGCCCACCAGCGCAGCCATTTCGAACCTGAGAGGCCATACCAGTGCGCATTTTCCGGCTGCAAGAAGACGTTTATCACAGTGAGTGCCCTGTTTTCCCATAACCGTGCCCATTTCAGGGAACAGGAACTCTTTTCCTGCTCTTTTCCAGGCTGTAGCAAACAGTACGACAAGGCTTGTCGCCTGAAAATTCACCTGCGGAGCCACACAGGTGAGAGACCTTTCCTTTGTGACTTTGACGGCTGTGGCTGGAACTTCACCAGCATGTCCAAACTCTTGAGGCACAAAAGGAAGCACGAGGATGACCGGAGGTTCATGTGCCCTGTGGAAGGCTGTGGGAAATCTTTCACAAGGGCTGAGCATCTGAAAGGCCACAGCATAACCCACCTGGGCACAAAGCCTTTTGTGTGCCCTGTGGAAGGCTGCTGTGCCAGGTTCTCTGCTCGCAGTAGTCTCTACATTCACTCCAAGAAACACTTGCAGGACGTGGACACCTGGAAAAGCCGCTGCCCAGTCTCTACTTGTAATAAGCTCTTCACATCCAAGCACAGCATGAAGACCCACTTGGCCAAAAGGCACAACCTTGGCCAGGATCTCTTAGCTCAGCTAGAAGCTGCAAATTCTCTTACGCCCAGCAGTGAACTTACCAGCCAGGGACAGAATGACCTCAGTGATGCAGAGCTAGTGTCTCTCTCCTCTGATGTGCCTGGCAGTAGCTCCGCTGCAGTGCTGGACACAGCATTGGCAAACTCTGGAATCTTGACTATTGATGTGGCTTCTGTGAGTTCAACTCTGGCAGGGAGCCTCcctgctaataataataattcattagGGCAGGCTGTGGACCCTCGGGCCTTGATGGCCACCAGTGACCTTCCTCAGAGTCTGGatacctctctcttttttggaaCGACAGCCTCTGGTTTTCAGCAGAGTCCCTTAGATATGGATGATGTCTCAAATCTAAGTGTGGGGCCATTGGTATCTCTGGGCTCTTTGGCTATGAAAAACTCGAGTCAAGAGCCCCAGGCTTTGACCCCCAGCAGTAAGCTTACAGTGGACACAGATGCTCTGACTCCTTCAAGCACCCTTTGTGAAAACAGTGTCTCGGAACTACTGACGCCAACCAAAGCAGAATGGAATGTACATCCTGACTCTGACTTCTTTGGACAGGAGGAAGAGACCCAGTTTGGATTCTCCAGTCCAGCAGGAAACCATGGTTCTCAGAAAGAAACAGATCTTATCACAGTGACTGGCAGCTCATTTTTGGTATGA